The nucleotide sequence CAAAATAACCTATAAAAAATGTACTAAAAACCACAATCACAGCCGAAATCATTCCGCTAATGCCAACACTTAGTGCATCACTTAGTGTTATTCTAAATCCGTAAAATATAACCCCAAGGCGCAAAATCTGCTTCGTACAAATAGACAAAACTCCGCTTTTTCTAACAAGAGTAACAAGCGAGTGAGCCGTATTTCCAAAAAAAGCACCCAAAACTACAGCTATGATAAGCGCAGATATACCAAATTTAGTAAAAAAACTCGTACTAGCCAAAATATAAGCAAAACTACTAAGCAAACAGATAAATATCCACGCTTGAATACGTCTTTTTTGATAAATCTTTTTATGATGTGTCATATATTTTCCTTTTTTATCGCAATTATACCTAAATACTTTTTGATATAAAAAATATATTTTTTATGTTATAATCATATATTTTTTATATAAGGATATCTAATGACTATAAAACAAATAGAGCATTTTTTGAAGCTTTATGAACTAAATAATGTCAGTCTTGCCGCAAAGGAATTTGATATATCTCAATCAGCACTTTCAAACTCATTAAAAGAGCTTGAAAACTCATTGAACGGAAATTTATTTGATAGAATAGGAAAAAATCTTATAATCAATCAAAAAGGAAAAGCTTTTTATGAGCAAATTTTACCAGTATATTTAAATTTAAAAAATATAGAGATCAAAATGCGTCACAACGGACTTTTAAATTTAAATCTATTATCTAGTCAAAATATCGGAAACTATCTTTTACCGACTGTTTTGAATGATCTTTTGGGTAAATTTGATATGACTCTTAGCATAAAAAATACAGCCAAAATAGTAGATAATATACTAAATCACAAATGTGATCTTGGTTTCATAGAGAGCAATATCCATAACAAAAATATATCTAAATTAAAAATCTGTGAAGATGAATTAATAGTAGTTTGCGCAGATAAAAACTATCAAAATAAAGAGTGCTATATAGATGAAATATCAGATAAAAAATGGATTTTAAGAGAAGATGGATCTGGCACTAGGGAAACATTTCTAACAAAAATTCCAAACGGAGTTAATATCAAT is from Campylobacter fetus subsp. testudinum 03-427 and encodes:
- a CDS encoding transcriptional regulator, LysR family (Pfam matches to PF03466.16 LysR_substrate, and to PF00126.23 HTH_1); amino-acid sequence: MTIKQIEHFLKLYELNNVSLAAKEFDISQSALSNSLKELENSLNGNLFDRIGKNLIINQKGKAFYEQILPVYLNLKNIEIKMRHNGLLNLNLLSSQNIGNYLLPTVLNDLLGKFDMTLSIKNTAKIVDNILNHKCDLGFIESNIHNKNISKLKICEDELIVVCADKNYQNKECYIDEISDKKWILREDGSGTRETFLTKIPNGVNINIALELNSTESIKKCLEKSDFFSVLPRFCVPKTLYQIKVKNIKFTRDLSIIFHTKKQEDSEFISIATALQNKLAAIYKLNVPSYLLL